A genomic window from Cupriavidus metallidurans CH34 includes:
- a CDS encoding sensor histidine kinase: MQRRLAASLVICIGGTFAILFPVLDYRIDHEIYRRMDTTLMQRSAAVGRVLQELDARKLESLMPEYEHGGHTEFFTIFDSQTHRTLLRSPSSAGAELSLGPVEQGTPRYYDVTLPDGHAGRALATRVSVTGERSQLLVVATERRDWDQTERRIHFALLGGIVLATLLATGLALLMVRHIVVMLERVGEQLADLRSDRPIARIGADFPRELRPFAEAFNQGLHHLYAAIVRERRFSRDVAHELRTPLAEIRISAENALIDADPTRIQRALNAMIQASSRMQRSVDTLLLLARLESGQHTLALDPLDLTALLQELLAGLNVQQMAPKSPIRVTLPESAWVQSDQGVIERIVSNLLRNAIEYAPECDDIQCRLEREASGWMLTIVNTAPNLQASDLEQFGLRFWRKDSEGGTAHHAGLGLALALALAHAIDLPLAFSLDNGRLSARLGPWPPLL, translated from the coding sequence TTGCAGCGGCGGCTGGCTGCCAGCTTGGTGATCTGCATTGGAGGAACCTTCGCGATCCTGTTTCCCGTCCTCGACTACCGGATTGACCACGAAATCTATCGACGGATGGATACCACCCTGATGCAACGATCAGCGGCGGTGGGGCGCGTGCTGCAGGAGTTGGATGCGAGAAAGCTCGAAAGCCTCATGCCGGAATATGAGCATGGCGGGCATACCGAGTTCTTCACGATCTTCGATTCACAGACCCACCGGACCTTGCTACGGTCTCCCAGCAGTGCAGGCGCCGAGCTATCGCTTGGCCCGGTGGAGCAAGGCACCCCGCGCTATTACGACGTGACACTTCCGGATGGCCACGCGGGCCGCGCGCTGGCGACGCGCGTGTCGGTAACTGGAGAGAGGTCTCAGCTATTAGTCGTCGCAACAGAACGCCGGGATTGGGATCAAACCGAGCGGCGCATCCACTTTGCGCTCTTGGGCGGTATTGTGCTGGCAACGCTGCTAGCGACGGGCCTGGCGCTGCTCATGGTTCGGCATATCGTGGTCATGCTGGAGCGGGTCGGCGAGCAACTGGCCGATCTGCGTTCGGATCGGCCGATTGCGCGGATCGGAGCGGACTTTCCCCGTGAACTGCGTCCGTTTGCCGAAGCCTTCAATCAGGGCTTGCATCACCTGTATGCGGCCATTGTCCGCGAGCGCCGCTTCTCCCGCGATGTGGCCCACGAGTTGCGCACGCCCCTGGCGGAAATCCGCATCAGCGCAGAAAACGCTTTGATCGATGCCGACCCGACCCGAATCCAGCGCGCCCTGAATGCAATGATCCAGGCCAGTTCGCGCATGCAGCGCAGTGTGGACACTCTGCTGTTGTTGGCGCGGCTTGAATCCGGCCAACACACACTTGCGCTGGATCCTCTGGATCTGACAGCTTTGCTACAAGAGTTGCTGGCGGGACTCAACGTCCAGCAAATGGCACCCAAGTCACCCATCCGCGTGACTTTGCCTGAATCGGCATGGGTGCAAAGTGATCAGGGCGTGATCGAACGCATCGTCTCCAACCTCTTGCGCAATGCCATTGAATACGCGCCCGAATGCGACGACATTCAATGTAGATTGGAGCGCGAGGCTTCCGGCTGGATGTTGACCATCGTCAACACAGCTCCCAATTTGCAGGCATCCGATCTGGAGCAATTCGGCCTTCGCTTCTGGCGCAAGGATTCCGAAGGTGGCACGGCGCACCACGCTGGGCTGGGACTTGCACTGGCCCTGGCGCTCGCGCATGCCATAGACCTACCGCTGGCGTTCTCACTGGACAATGGTCGGCTGTCCGCGCGGCTTGGCCCTTGGCCACCGCTGCTCTGA
- a CDS encoding cytochrome b, with the protein MDIKNSEYRFSPLVIGLHWLTVILIIAVYASMELRGLAPKGALRDAMKSLHYLLGLSVLVIVVIRIGVRIQAGVKPAIQPPMPRWQATLADGMHYALYSFMLAMPLLGWLTLSAAGKPIVLFGLPVPSLIGTDVALSRQLKDVHEALATLGYVLIGLHAMAALLHHYVMRDNTVVRMLPGRRP; encoded by the coding sequence ATGGACATCAAGAATTCCGAATACCGTTTCAGTCCCTTGGTCATAGGCTTGCACTGGCTGACCGTGATTCTCATCATTGCGGTCTATGCGAGCATGGAATTGCGCGGACTGGCACCCAAGGGAGCCTTGAGAGACGCCATGAAGTCCTTGCACTACCTGCTGGGCCTCAGCGTTCTGGTGATCGTCGTGATCCGTATCGGGGTGCGCATCCAGGCGGGCGTGAAGCCCGCGATCCAACCACCCATGCCACGCTGGCAGGCCACGCTCGCCGATGGCATGCACTATGCGCTCTACAGCTTCATGCTCGCCATGCCGCTGCTCGGATGGCTCACCTTGAGTGCGGCGGGCAAGCCGATTGTTCTGTTTGGCTTGCCCGTTCCCTCTCTGATCGGCACCGACGTTGCTTTGTCGCGCCAACTCAAGGATGTCCATGAGGCGCTGGCGACATTGGGCTATGTCTTGATCGGATTGCATGCGATGGCGGCGCTGTTGCACCACTACGTCATGCGTGACAACACAGTGGTTCGCATGCTTCCCGGTCGACGCCCCTGA
- a CDS encoding ferredoxin reductase family protein yields MKRIIWTFWFFALALSALWLFTDTLWPAQSNYFALRTVWIQYSGVLAIGAMSVAMMLATRPAWLEPSLNGLDKIYRLHKWLGIAALTAATVHWLWAQGTKWAVGWGWLTRPARKPRATADSMGSIESALRGWRGLAEDLGEWAFYAVAVLLVLALVKRFPYRLFAKTHHWMAAIYLVLAFHTLVLVQFSYWAQPVGWALAMLLASGTVSAVWVLLGRVGAQRTAHGVIESLQTYPALNVLETTLRMDPGWPGHRPGQFAFAMSNPKEGPHPYTLASAWVPEDRRITFITKALGDHTRRLPERLRVGDQVTVEGPYGCFTFDDEKARQIWIGAGIGITPFIARMKYLAQHKGQDARPVDLFHPTSDVDPQAIEKLRADSQAAGVVLHLLIDKQNGRLTGERLRAMVPGWKDASVWFCGPTAFGRALRADLLAQGLEPEAFHQELFEMR; encoded by the coding sequence ATGAAGAGAATAATTTGGACGTTCTGGTTTTTTGCGCTGGCATTGAGCGCTTTATGGCTTTTTACCGATACGCTCTGGCCTGCACAGTCCAACTACTTCGCCCTGCGAACGGTATGGATTCAATACAGCGGCGTACTGGCCATCGGCGCGATGTCCGTGGCGATGATGTTGGCCACGCGCCCGGCGTGGCTGGAGCCCAGCTTGAACGGACTGGACAAGATATACCGCCTGCACAAGTGGCTCGGCATCGCTGCTCTGACCGCTGCAACAGTACACTGGCTGTGGGCGCAGGGTACTAAATGGGCCGTAGGCTGGGGCTGGCTGACGCGCCCCGCGCGCAAGCCCCGCGCAACGGCCGATTCAATGGGCTCCATTGAATCGGCGCTGCGTGGCTGGCGTGGACTGGCCGAGGACTTGGGCGAATGGGCCTTCTACGCCGTCGCCGTGCTACTGGTGCTGGCTTTGGTTAAGCGCTTTCCCTACCGGCTGTTCGCCAAGACGCACCACTGGATGGCAGCGATCTACTTGGTGCTGGCCTTCCACACCTTGGTGTTGGTGCAGTTCTCCTACTGGGCCCAGCCCGTGGGCTGGGCTTTGGCTATGCTGCTGGCGAGCGGCACGGTATCGGCGGTGTGGGTGCTGCTGGGCCGAGTCGGTGCGCAGCGCACCGCGCACGGTGTCATCGAATCGCTGCAGACCTACCCTGCGCTGAACGTGCTGGAAACCACCCTGCGGATGGACCCGGGCTGGCCCGGCCACCGGCCCGGACAGTTTGCCTTCGCCATGTCCAACCCGAAAGAAGGCCCGCACCCCTACACGCTAGCCTCAGCCTGGGTGCCGGAAGACCGGCGCATTACCTTCATCACCAAGGCGCTGGGCGACCACACCCGCCGGCTGCCTGAGCGCCTACGGGTAGGCGACCAGGTAACGGTCGAGGGGCCTTACGGCTGCTTCACTTTCGACGACGAGAAGGCCCGCCAGATCTGGATCGGCGCCGGCATCGGTATCACGCCATTCATTGCGCGCATGAAGTATTTGGCGCAGCATAAAGGCCAAGACGCACGCCCGGTCGATTTGTTTCATCCTACGAGCGACGTTGATCCGCAGGCCATCGAGAAACTGCGCGCCGACAGCCAGGCGGCCGGCGTTGTGCTGCACCTGCTCATCGACAAGCAGAACGGTCGCCTGACGGGTGAACGCCTGCGTGCCATGGTGCCGGGTTGGAAAGACGCCAGCGTCTGGTTCTGCGGCCCCACGGCCTTCGGCCGCGCGTTGCGCGCCGACCTGCTGGCCCAGGGGCTCGAGCCGGAGGCGTTCCACCAAGAGCTTTTCGAGATGCGCTGA
- a CDS encoding relaxase/mobilization nuclease domain-containing protein, translating into MTNRRDDDFRIRPSAPKNRGQGFVSKVLQQAGKASGGKSTVRRPGGSGKGTGQRPGSRLGRGHTAARFAGAKLTPMSRRVTIKTLLVNQQRASPQSLAKHLRYIERDGVGRDGEPGRAYGPQTDEADLNAFKERCADDRHHFRFIVSPEEGAELEDLRTYTRHLMGRMEADLGTRLEWVAVDHWNTDNPHTHLIVRGRDDTGKDLIIAGDYITDGFRHRAAELATEWLGPRTELEIQQTLQREVEQERWTSLDRTLKREAGEDGRVQIERFNEPTLQRQRLLLISRLQRLQHLGLVDETQPGSWAVHADAEKTLRALGERGDIIRTIQRAMSGQPRELAVFEPGDDGRTILGRVAAKGLADELRDRGYLVIDGVDGKAHYVALNARDELANYPSGAVVEVKGSADVRAADKNIAALASDGLYRTDHHLAIAQGQAVPGRDPQEVVAAHVRRLEALRRAGIVERVAEGLWKVPDDLPERGRQYDAQRLGSVAVELKSHLPIERQARVIGATWLDQQLIGGGSGLGDLGFGGEAKQAMQQRTDFLAEQGLAERRGQRVILARNLLGTLRNRELAQAAKDIAGETGLEHRPVADGQRVAGIYRRSVMLASGRYAMLDDGMGFSLVPWKPVIEQRLGQQLSATVRGGGASWEIGRHRGPTIS; encoded by the coding sequence ATGACCAACCGCCGCGACGATGATTTCCGCATCCGCCCCAGCGCACCGAAGAACCGGGGCCAGGGCTTCGTATCCAAGGTGCTCCAGCAGGCAGGCAAGGCCAGCGGCGGCAAGTCCACGGTGCGCCGTCCTGGCGGCAGTGGCAAGGGCACCGGCCAGCGGCCCGGATCGCGCCTGGGACGCGGCCACACGGCGGCGCGCTTCGCAGGGGCGAAGCTCACGCCTATGTCGCGGCGCGTGACCATCAAGACACTACTGGTCAACCAGCAGCGGGCCAGTCCGCAGTCGCTCGCCAAGCACCTGCGCTACATCGAGCGCGACGGCGTGGGCCGCGACGGCGAACCGGGTCGGGCCTATGGGCCGCAGACCGACGAAGCTGATCTGAACGCATTCAAGGAGCGCTGCGCCGATGATCGGCACCACTTTCGCTTCATCGTTTCGCCCGAGGAAGGGGCCGAGCTGGAAGACCTGCGCACCTACACGCGGCACCTGATGGGACGCATGGAGGCCGACCTGGGCACGCGGCTGGAATGGGTGGCGGTCGATCACTGGAATACCGACAACCCGCACACCCACCTGATCGTGCGCGGGCGCGACGACACCGGCAAAGACCTCATCATCGCGGGCGACTACATCACTGATGGTTTTCGTCATCGCGCCGCCGAGCTGGCGACCGAATGGCTGGGGCCACGCACCGAGCTGGAGATCCAGCAGACCTTGCAGCGCGAGGTGGAGCAAGAGCGGTGGACTAGCCTGGATCGCACGTTGAAACGCGAGGCCGGCGAGGATGGCCGGGTACAGATCGAACGCTTCAACGAACCGACGTTGCAACGCCAGCGCCTGCTGCTGATCAGCCGCCTGCAACGCTTGCAGCACCTGGGCCTGGTCGACGAGACGCAGCCCGGCAGTTGGGCCGTCCATGCCGATGCCGAGAAGACCTTGCGCGCCCTGGGCGAGCGTGGAGACATCATCCGCACCATCCAGCGGGCCATGAGCGGCCAGCCGCGCGAGCTGGCGGTGTTCGAGCCGGGCGACGATGGCCGAACTATTCTCGGCCGCGTAGCCGCGAAGGGGCTGGCCGACGAACTGCGCGACCGGGGCTATCTGGTCATCGACGGCGTGGACGGCAAGGCCCACTACGTCGCGCTCAATGCCCGCGACGAGCTGGCGAACTATCCCAGCGGCGCCGTGGTGGAGGTGAAAGGATCGGCCGACGTGCGCGCGGCGGACAAGAACATCGCCGCGCTGGCGAGCGATGGCTTGTACCGTACCGACCATCACCTCGCCATCGCCCAGGGGCAGGCCGTGCCCGGCCGCGATCCGCAGGAAGTCGTCGCGGCCCATGTCCGCCGACTGGAAGCCTTGCGCCGCGCCGGCATCGTGGAGCGTGTGGCCGAAGGTCTATGGAAGGTGCCGGACGATCTGCCCGAGCGTGGCCGTCAGTACGACGCGCAGCGCCTGGGAAGCGTGGCCGTGGAACTGAAATCGCACCTGCCCATCGAGCGGCAGGCCCGCGTGATCGGGGCCACCTGGCTCGACCAGCAACTGATCGGCGGCGGCTCGGGCCTGGGCGACCTGGGCTTTGGCGGCGAGGCCAAACAGGCCATGCAGCAGCGCACCGACTTCCTGGCCGAACAGGGGTTGGCCGAGCGGCGCGGGCAGCGCGTGATCCTGGCGCGCAACCTGCTGGGCACGCTGCGCAACCGGGAGCTGGCGCAGGCCGCGAAGGACATTGCAGGCGAAACGGGCCTGGAGCATCGGCCCGTGGCCGACGGGCAGCGCGTGGCCGGCATCTACCGGCGCAGCGTCATGCTCGCCAGCGGGCGCTACGCGATGCTTGATGACGGCATGGGCTTCTCGCTGGTGCCGTGGAAGCCGGTGATCGAACAGCGATTGGGGCAGCAGCTTTCCGCGACGGTTCGCGGCGGCGGGGCGTCCTGGGAGATTGGGCGGCATCGGGGGCCAACCATTTCTTGA
- a CDS encoding DUF2840 domain-containing protein, with protein MNTPASTASAPPSIPPVGVADGVPLTRVALAYIDQRFDLYLRFGDPARIIRFDRWRRCAVFTPNAVLCRIRWQANDYGTIRWQLMVMQACMPMDGAQRISGVQPGARLLLHAEGEQSVRAVLARIDAIEALGITPVGVSPAYWRTLANRLAAHLPLPEYTAERHAAWLAGRALP; from the coding sequence ATGAACACACCCGCCTCGACGGCTTCGGCACCGCCGTCCATCCCGCCTGTCGGCGTGGCCGACGGCGTACCGCTGACGCGCGTTGCGCTCGCATACATCGACCAACGCTTCGACCTCTACCTGCGCTTCGGTGATCCTGCCCGCATCATCCGGTTCGACCGCTGGCGCCGCTGCGCGGTGTTCACGCCGAATGCGGTTCTCTGCCGCATCCGCTGGCAGGCCAACGACTACGGCACGATCCGCTGGCAGCTCATGGTGATGCAGGCGTGCATGCCGATGGATGGCGCGCAGCGCATCTCCGGCGTGCAACCCGGCGCGCGCCTCTTGCTGCACGCCGAGGGTGAGCAATCGGTGCGTGCCGTGCTGGCGCGCATCGACGCCATCGAGGCGCTGGGCATCACGCCTGTCGGCGTCTCGCCCGCGTACTGGCGCACGCTCGCCAACCGGCTCGCAGCGCACTTGCCGCTGCCCGAATACACCGCCGAGCGGCACGCCGCCTGGCTGGCCGGGAGGGCGCTGCCATGA
- a CDS encoding VIT1/CCC1 transporter family protein codes for MTKFHHRAHPESHRTEHIGWLRAAVLGANDGIISTASLVAGVAAAHASHASIMTTAIAGLVAGAMSMAAGEFVSVYSQADTEKADLARERDELKNSPEAEHRELTAIYVRRGLDHRLADQVATQLMVHDALGAHARDELGISETLSARPLQAAMASAGSFAVGAAMPLAVVLLAPEQSLLYWIVATAIVFLALLGAAAAAVGGTPLFKSALRVAFWGTFAMAVTAGVGAMFGTAV; via the coding sequence ATGACCAAATTTCACCACCGCGCCCACCCTGAAAGTCACCGCACTGAACATATCGGATGGCTGCGCGCCGCTGTTCTGGGTGCCAATGACGGCATCATTTCCACGGCCAGCCTAGTTGCAGGCGTGGCTGCTGCCCATGCAAGCCATGCCAGCATCATGACCACGGCCATCGCGGGGTTGGTAGCCGGCGCCATGTCCATGGCTGCAGGCGAGTTCGTGTCGGTCTATTCACAAGCTGATACGGAAAAGGCAGATCTGGCGCGGGAGCGTGATGAACTGAAGAACAGTCCGGAAGCCGAACATCGCGAACTCACGGCCATCTATGTTCGGCGTGGCTTGGATCATCGACTCGCGGATCAGGTCGCCACGCAATTGATGGTGCATGATGCGCTAGGCGCGCACGCGCGCGATGAATTGGGCATCTCTGAAACCTTGAGCGCTCGCCCGCTGCAAGCCGCCATGGCGTCTGCTGGAAGCTTCGCCGTTGGTGCGGCCATGCCGCTGGCCGTGGTTCTGTTGGCGCCGGAGCAGAGCCTGCTCTATTGGATCGTCGCGACGGCGATTGTCTTCCTGGCCCTGCTCGGCGCTGCGGCTGCTGCCGTGGGTGGTACGCCGCTCTTCAAAAGTGCGCTGCGCGTCGCGTTCTGGGGCACATTTGCCATGGCGGTGACAGCGGGCGTGGGAGCCATGTTCGGCACCGCGGTGTAG
- a CDS encoding S26 family signal peptidase — translation MTAVSTSGTAPHPRLRVRARLVLAGLSACGLAALAWASFVHPLPRLTYNPSDSVEVGWYRIDPLDHRTSSPPRPLSVGSIVLVPLPAEAAALAAQRGYLPTRIPLLKRVGAVAPQEVCIADGKVRIDGVPSAAVLSADRWGRPLPSRQQCHRLRHGELFLLSVTNPASFDSRYFGPVSAASVIGVARPVWLESRP, via the coding sequence ATGACCGCAGTTTCCACTTCCGGCACCGCGCCGCACCCTCGCTTGCGCGTGCGCGCTCGCCTCGTGCTGGCGGGCCTGTCCGCCTGCGGCCTCGCTGCGCTGGCCTGGGCGTCCTTCGTGCATCCGCTGCCACGCCTGACCTACAACCCGTCCGACAGCGTGGAGGTCGGCTGGTATCGCATCGATCCGCTCGACCATCGCACCAGCTCGCCACCACGTCCGTTGTCGGTAGGCAGCATCGTGCTGGTGCCGCTGCCTGCCGAGGCTGCCGCGCTCGCTGCGCAGCGCGGCTACCTGCCGACGCGCATTCCTCTGCTCAAGCGCGTGGGCGCGGTGGCGCCGCAAGAGGTGTGCATCGCTGACGGCAAAGTCCGCATCGACGGCGTGCCTTCAGCCGCCGTGCTGTCTGCCGATCGCTGGGGCCGGCCGCTGCCATCCCGGCAGCAATGCCACCGCTTGCGGCATGGCGAGCTGTTCCTCCTCAGTGTGACCAATCCGGCGTCGTTCGATAGCCGGTATTTCGGGCCGGTCAGCGCAGCTTCCGTGATCGGCGTTGCGCGCCCCGTCTGGCTGGAGTCGCGCCCATGA
- a CDS encoding response regulator transcription factor — protein sequence MRVLIVEDSQTLAEALSQSLQSEGYACDTAADGVSALKFLASYRYDAIILDLMLPRLDGFGVLRALGREAHAAPVLVLSARELLDDRVRALDAGADDYLTKPFELAELLARLRALVRRPPQRDVPVLRHGDLEVDPRSRIARFKCIDLGLTPKEYGLLDLLLRRRGATLSRSQIFEHLYDSRSDASDKVVEVIVSTLRTKLAQCGLDELIVTRRGFGYILP from the coding sequence ATGCGCGTATTGATCGTGGAAGACTCGCAAACGCTGGCCGAAGCCCTGAGCCAGAGCCTTCAGTCGGAAGGCTATGCCTGCGATACAGCAGCCGATGGCGTGTCCGCGCTGAAGTTTCTTGCCAGCTACCGGTACGACGCCATCATTCTGGACTTGATGCTGCCCCGGCTGGACGGCTTTGGCGTGTTGCGCGCATTGGGCCGGGAGGCCCATGCCGCACCGGTGTTGGTGCTCTCCGCGCGCGAACTGCTCGACGACCGGGTGCGGGCCTTGGATGCGGGTGCCGATGACTACCTGACAAAACCCTTCGAGCTAGCCGAACTGCTGGCTCGCCTGCGGGCGCTAGTACGGCGTCCGCCGCAACGGGACGTTCCAGTTCTGCGCCACGGCGATCTGGAGGTCGATCCGCGCTCGCGCATCGCGAGGTTCAAGTGCATTGATCTTGGGCTCACGCCGAAGGAGTATGGACTGCTCGACTTGCTGCTGCGTCGGCGCGGCGCCACGCTGTCGCGCTCGCAGATTTTTGAACATTTGTACGACAGCCGCAGCGATGCATCGGACAAAGTGGTAGAGGTGATCGTCAGCACCTTGCGAACCAAGCTTGCCCAGTGCGGCCTGGATGAACTGATCGTGACACGCCGTGGCTTCGGCTACATCCTGCCCTGA